In Streptomyces sp. NBC_01426, one genomic interval encodes:
- a CDS encoding ribonuclease HII has translation MPYEAPTHAVERSLRATTGAKVIAGVDEVGRGAWAGPVTVCAAITGLRRPPAGLTDSKLLTPKRRDALLDVLEDWVTAHALGHASPEEIDALGMTAALRLAAVRALESLPVRPDAVILDGKHDYLGSPWRVRTVIKGDQSCVAVAAASVIAKVRRDRMMADLAEQGGGIEDFAFAANAGYPSPVHRAALEELGPTPYHRLSWSYLDALPRWRHLKKVRRSEESVELENGGQLGFDF, from the coding sequence ATGCCGTACGAAGCACCCACCCACGCCGTCGAACGCTCCCTCCGTGCAACCACCGGCGCCAAGGTCATAGCCGGGGTCGACGAAGTCGGACGAGGGGCCTGGGCCGGTCCCGTCACCGTGTGCGCGGCGATCACCGGTCTGCGCCGGCCGCCCGCGGGACTGACCGACTCCAAACTGCTCACCCCCAAGCGACGCGACGCGCTCCTCGACGTCCTGGAGGACTGGGTCACCGCGCACGCGCTCGGGCACGCCTCCCCCGAGGAGATCGACGCACTCGGGATGACGGCGGCCCTGCGGCTCGCCGCGGTGCGAGCCCTGGAGTCCCTGCCGGTGCGACCCGACGCGGTGATCCTCGACGGCAAGCACGACTACCTCGGTTCGCCCTGGCGGGTCCGGACGGTGATCAAGGGGGACCAGTCCTGTGTCGCCGTTGCCGCCGCCTCGGTGATCGCCAAGGTCCGGCGCGACAGGATGATGGCCGACCTGGCCGAACAGGGCGGCGGAATCGAGGACTTCGCCTTCGCCGCCAACGCCGGCTACCCCTCGCCCGTGCACCGGGCGGCGCTGGAGGAGCTGGGGCCCACCCCGTACCACCGGCTCTCGTGGTCGTACCTCGACGCGCTGCCCCGCTGGCGGCACCTCAAAAAGGTGCGGCGCAGCGAGGAGAGCGTGGAGCTGGAAAACGGAGGCCAACTCGGGTTCGATTTCTGA
- a CDS encoding TetR/AcrR family transcriptional regulator, with the protein MTGSRWSEAAPGRRRGPELERAILDAALEQLSTVGWNALTMEGVAAGARTGKAAVYRRWPSKAELVVEVLRAGLPSLGEIEDHGSVREDLHRLCVRMRDVMRSRAGEALRAVLHECDHIHADRFRGVIWKGLHEPAQDLIRDLVERGIKRGDVRVDAAAPFVTDVIPAMFMYRAKVYGSEWEDPDIAELIDRVVVPMLRP; encoded by the coding sequence ATGACGGGTTCACGCTGGTCGGAGGCCGCGCCCGGGCGCAGACGGGGTCCGGAGCTGGAGAGGGCGATTCTCGACGCGGCCCTGGAGCAACTGAGCACCGTCGGCTGGAACGCGCTCACGATGGAGGGCGTCGCGGCGGGCGCCCGCACCGGGAAGGCGGCTGTCTATCGGCGCTGGCCGTCGAAGGCGGAACTGGTCGTGGAGGTGCTGCGGGCCGGATTGCCGTCACTGGGTGAGATCGAGGATCACGGATCGGTGCGCGAGGACCTCCACCGTCTGTGTGTGCGGATGCGTGACGTGATGAGGTCCCGGGCCGGTGAGGCCTTGCGCGCGGTGCTTCACGAATGCGATCACATCCATGCCGATCGCTTCCGGGGAGTGATCTGGAAGGGGTTGCACGAACCCGCTCAAGACCTGATCAGGGATCTTGTGGAGCGCGGAATCAAGCGGGGTGACGTGCGTGTGGACGCGGCGGCTCCGTTCGTCACCGACGTGATCCCGGCCATGTTCATGTACCGCGCAAAGGTGTACGGAAGCGAATGGGAGGACCCGGACATCGCGGAGCTGATCGACCGCGTCGTGGTGCCGATGCTCCGACCGTGA
- a CDS encoding MFS transporter codes for MTSTQLATPRIPGAARRPGRPGVALAVIAACQLMVVLDATIVNIALPHIQTALSFSTTDLSWVISAYTLAFGGLLLLGGRAGDILGRRRVFITGILLFTLASLLGGFAQEPWQLLAARALQGVGGAIASPTSLALITTTFAEGPERNRAFGVFAAVSAGGGAIGLLTGGMLTEWLDWRWVLFVNVPIGILIAVLAPLYISESERHPGRFDIAGALTSTGGMASLVYGFIRASEDGWRDALTLGSFAAAVVLLGLFVFVESRAREPIIPLRMFADRNRAGTYVIMLGLAAAMFGMFFFIVQFVQNVLGFSPIRSGLGFLPVTVAIVTAAGLSQRFLPRFGPKPFMVLGSALTGVGLTWLAFIRTDSSYVSGVLGPMLLFGFGMGLNFVTLTLTAVSGVAPREAGAASGLLNAAQQVGGSLGLSILVTVFGTAGRDEAEKQVPAFLAQAEPEQLAAFKATGRLPDPWGDIVLTRGISTAFIAAVAMSGLALATALLVIRVRKSDLEALNGTAEKAGPVG; via the coding sequence GTGACGAGCACTCAACTGGCCACGCCACGAATACCCGGCGCCGCCCGACGTCCCGGGCGCCCGGGAGTGGCACTCGCGGTCATCGCCGCCTGCCAGCTCATGGTGGTTCTCGACGCGACGATCGTGAACATCGCGCTCCCCCACATCCAGACCGCGCTCTCCTTCTCCACCACCGACCTGTCCTGGGTGATCAGCGCGTACACCTTGGCCTTCGGCGGTCTGTTGCTGCTCGGCGGCCGGGCCGGCGACATCCTGGGGCGACGCCGTGTCTTCATCACCGGCATCCTGCTCTTCACGCTCGCCTCGCTCCTCGGCGGTTTCGCCCAGGAGCCCTGGCAACTGCTGGCGGCCCGCGCCCTCCAGGGAGTCGGCGGTGCGATCGCCTCCCCGACCTCCCTCGCCCTGATCACCACGACCTTCGCCGAGGGTCCCGAACGCAATCGCGCCTTCGGCGTGTTCGCGGCCGTCTCGGCGGGTGGCGGCGCGATCGGCCTGTTGACGGGCGGCATGCTCACCGAGTGGCTCGACTGGCGATGGGTCCTCTTCGTCAACGTGCCGATCGGCATCCTGATCGCCGTCCTCGCACCGCTCTACATCAGCGAGTCCGAACGCCATCCCGGTCGCTTCGACATCGCCGGGGCCCTCACGTCCACCGGCGGCATGGCCTCGCTCGTCTACGGCTTCATCCGCGCGTCGGAGGACGGTTGGCGCGACGCGCTCACCCTCGGCTCCTTCGCCGCCGCCGTCGTACTCCTCGGGTTGTTCGTGTTCGTCGAATCGCGGGCCCGCGAACCGATCATCCCGCTGCGGATGTTCGCCGACCGCAACCGCGCCGGCACCTACGTGATCATGCTCGGCCTGGCCGCCGCGATGTTCGGCATGTTCTTCTTCATCGTCCAGTTCGTGCAGAACGTGCTCGGCTTCTCCCCGATCCGTTCCGGACTCGGTTTCCTGCCCGTCACCGTCGCCATCGTGACGGCCGCCGGACTCTCCCAGCGCTTCCTGCCGCGCTTCGGGCCCAAGCCGTTCATGGTCCTCGGGTCCGCGCTCACCGGGGTGGGCCTGACCTGGCTGGCGTTCATCCGCACGGACAGTTCGTACGTGTCCGGGGTGTTGGGGCCGATGCTCCTCTTCGGCTTCGGCATGGGGCTCAACTTCGTGACCCTCACCCTCACCGCCGTCTCCGGGGTGGCGCCGAGGGAGGCCGGCGCGGCCTCCGGTCTGCTGAACGCCGCCCAGCAGGTCGGTGGCTCGCTCGGTCTGTCCATCCTGGTGACCGTCTTCGGCACGGCCGGTCGCGACGAGGCCGAGAAGCAGGTCCCCGCGTTCCTGGCGCAGGCGGAACCGGAGCAACTGGCGGCCTTCAAGGCGACCGGCCGGCTGCCCGACCCGTGGGGCGACATCGTCCTCACCCGGGGCATCTCCACCGCGTTCATCGCCGCCGTGGCGATGTCCGGACTCGCCCTGGCCACGGCACTGTTGGTGATCCGGGTGCGCAAGAGCGACCTGGAGGCCCTCAACGGAACCGCGGAGAAGGCCGGCCCCGTGGGCTGA
- a CDS encoding DUF4153 domain-containing protein, giving the protein MSENADKAKHDATGGETAGERSAEPGTVAGTGTSGGDTSGAGAPGAGASGAGQAQAAAAARAQASLARRVRSAPPAPIRTATLVAVLVAGLATAVFLGDGVGPGLLLAALPAMAAAYVAARAAGRTVRPWTVVWSLGCVALLVVPALRDSAWPSTLAVLAAVFLAALALHGTRRWPGVLLAPLGLIDTAVTGVGWAWEGVRSRGGGVDRTRWMPIAKATVVAVVLLFVFGALFASADAAFADLLGGLTPDVSVGESPFRVALFLVGALCALSVARTAAAPLRWDRVATTPGKPRSRVEWALPLVVLNLLFAGFIAVQLAVLFGGYGKVLDRTGLTYAEYARQGFWQLLWATVFVLAVIALALRWAPRGGAGDRRFVRVVLGTLCLLTLVVVASAVRRMDLYVDAYGLTRLRLSVVTMELWLGLVIVLLMAAGVFGGRWLARAVAGSAAATVLAFGLMSPDGIIAETNVARYTSDDKIDVEYFRHLSADAAPALDRLPEPQRSCALIGVRDDLAESKGAPWFATSLAQSRARRILDARPVTATAHDCVRLGLYGGRSEY; this is encoded by the coding sequence ATGTCTGAGAACGCCGACAAGGCGAAACACGATGCGACCGGAGGCGAGACCGCCGGCGAGCGGTCCGCGGAGCCCGGGACCGTGGCCGGTACCGGTACGTCCGGAGGCGATACGTCCGGCGCCGGGGCTCCCGGCGCGGGGGCCTCAGGGGCGGGGCAGGCCCAGGCTGCCGCCGCGGCGCGGGCGCAGGCGTCGTTGGCCCGGCGGGTCCGGTCCGCGCCACCCGCTCCGATCCGCACCGCCACCCTGGTCGCCGTGCTCGTCGCCGGTCTCGCCACCGCGGTCTTCCTCGGCGACGGCGTCGGCCCCGGGCTGCTGCTCGCCGCGCTGCCCGCCATGGCCGCCGCGTACGTCGCCGCCCGTGCGGCCGGTCGCACGGTCCGACCCTGGACCGTGGTCTGGTCCCTCGGCTGCGTGGCCCTGCTCGTCGTGCCGGCCCTGCGCGACTCCGCCTGGCCGAGCACGCTCGCGGTCCTCGCCGCCGTCTTCCTGGCCGCTCTGGCCCTGCACGGAACCCGCCGCTGGCCGGGCGTGCTGCTCGCCCCGCTCGGGTTGATCGACACGGCGGTCACCGGGGTCGGCTGGGCCTGGGAGGGGGTGCGTTCGCGCGGCGGCGGGGTGGACCGTACGCGCTGGATGCCCATCGCCAAGGCGACCGTCGTGGCCGTCGTCCTCCTGTTCGTGTTCGGGGCGCTGTTCGCCTCCGCCGACGCGGCCTTCGCGGATCTGCTGGGCGGTCTGACGCCGGACGTCTCCGTCGGGGAGAGCCCGTTCCGCGTCGCCCTGTTCCTGGTGGGTGCGCTCTGCGCCCTGTCCGTCGCCCGGACCGCCGCGGCTCCGCTGCGCTGGGACCGTGTCGCGACGACCCCGGGCAAGCCACGCTCCCGCGTGGAGTGGGCGCTTCCGCTCGTCGTGCTCAACCTGCTGTTCGCGGGGTTCATCGCGGTGCAACTGGCCGTCCTGTTCGGCGGGTACGGCAAGGTCCTGGACCGTACGGGGCTGACCTACGCCGAGTACGCCCGCCAGGGCTTCTGGCAGTTGCTCTGGGCCACCGTGTTCGTCCTGGCCGTCATCGCCCTCGCCCTGCGCTGGGCACCCCGCGGCGGTGCGGGCGACCGCCGCTTCGTCCGGGTGGTCCTGGGCACCCTGTGCCTGCTGACACTGGTCGTGGTGGCCTCCGCGGTGCGCCGGATGGACCTGTACGTGGACGCGTACGGGCTGACCCGGCTGCGCCTGTCGGTGGTCACCATGGAACTGTGGCTCGGGCTCGTGATCGTGCTGCTCATGGCGGCCGGCGTGTTCGGCGGGCGTTGGCTGGCCCGTGCGGTGGCAGGCAGTGCCGCCGCCACCGTCCTGGCCTTCGGGCTGATGTCCCCGGACGGGATCATCGCCGAGACGAACGTCGCCCGGTACACGTCGGACGACAAGATCGACGTGGAGTACTTCCGCCATCTGTCGGCCGATGCCGCGCCCGCCCTGGACCGCCTGCCCGAACCTCAGCGCTCCTGCGCCCTGATCGGAGTCCGCGACGACCTGGCGGAGTCCAAGGGCGCGCCCTGGTTTGCGACGAGCCTGGCGCAGTCCCGCGCGCGCCGGATCCTCGACGCGCGCCCGGTCACGGCCACCGCCCACGACTGCGTACGGCTCGGACTGTACGGCGGCCGCAGCGAGTACTGA
- a CDS encoding ADP-ribosylglycohydrolase family protein — protein MTADSSSERRYARAMSSLRGLALGDALGSQYFVPVNYPRLKRREVPAGTDAWQWTDDTEMACSVVAVLAEHGRIDQDALALSFAHHHDFDRGYGPAVNRMLRLIREGADWRTQAAELFNGQGSWGNGAAMRIAPLGAWYADDPEQATHQAEISAYTTHQHREAVCGAMAVAAAASLAAAPTGPPKAADLLDAVIALVPRSAVGAGLRRARGMLDYDDATTVAAVLGCGRRTSAHDTVPFALWSAARSLDDYEQAFWTTAQVGGDVDTTCAIVGGVLGARGDAVLPAAWLSRTEALPAWLPDAAR, from the coding sequence ATGACCGCTGACTCCTCCTCCGAAAGGCGCTACGCACGCGCCATGTCCAGCCTCCGAGGGCTGGCACTGGGTGACGCTCTGGGCTCCCAGTACTTCGTTCCCGTGAACTATCCACGGCTCAAGCGGCGTGAGGTCCCCGCCGGCACCGACGCCTGGCAGTGGACCGACGACACCGAGATGGCCTGCTCGGTGGTGGCCGTGCTCGCCGAGCACGGGCGCATCGACCAGGACGCGCTCGCGCTGTCCTTCGCCCACCACCACGACTTCGACCGCGGCTACGGGCCTGCCGTGAACCGGATGCTGCGGCTGATCCGAGAAGGCGCGGACTGGCGCACGCAGGCGGCCGAACTGTTCAACGGCCAGGGCTCGTGGGGCAACGGGGCCGCCATGCGGATCGCGCCGCTGGGCGCCTGGTACGCGGACGACCCCGAGCAGGCCACGCACCAGGCCGAGATCTCCGCGTACACCACCCACCAGCACCGCGAGGCGGTCTGCGGAGCGATGGCCGTCGCCGCGGCCGCCTCGCTGGCGGCGGCTCCGACCGGCCCGCCGAAGGCCGCCGACCTGTTGGACGCGGTGATCGCGCTGGTGCCGCGCAGCGCGGTGGGCGCCGGACTGCGTCGGGCGCGCGGGATGCTCGACTACGACGACGCGACCACGGTCGCGGCGGTCCTGGGATGTGGGCGGCGCACGAGCGCCCACGACACGGTGCCGTTCGCGCTGTGGTCGGCGGCCCGGTCACTGGACGACTACGAGCAGGCGTTCTGGACCACCGCACAGGTGGGCGGGGACGTGGACACGACGTGCGCGATCGTCGGCGGAGTGCTGGGTGCCCGGGGGGACGCGGTGCTGCCGGCGGCATGGCTGTCGCGCACCGAGGCCCTTCCGGCGTGGTTGCCCGACGCGGCGCGCTAG
- a CDS encoding histidine phosphatase family protein — MVRPRRIVLVRHGESEGNADDTVYEREPDHALRLTRTGREQAAEAGVRLRELFGDESISAYVSPYRRTLQTFRELRLDPTRVRMREEPRLREQDWGNWQDRDDVRLQKAYRDAYGHFFYRFAQGESGADVYDRVGSFLESLYRSFEAEDHPENVLVVTHGLTMRLFCMRWFHWSVAEFECLSNPGNGEFRALLLGSDGRYRMDRPFERWTTPEPYDLDG; from the coding sequence ATGGTTCGACCACGGCGCATCGTCCTTGTTCGACACGGGGAGTCGGAGGGGAACGCCGACGACACGGTGTACGAGCGGGAGCCCGATCATGCCCTGCGCCTGACCCGGACCGGACGGGAACAGGCCGCCGAGGCCGGCGTTCGGCTGCGCGAACTCTTCGGTGACGAGTCCATCAGCGCCTACGTCTCCCCGTACCGCAGGACCCTGCAGACCTTCCGCGAGCTGCGCCTGGACCCGACCCGGGTCCGGATGCGCGAGGAACCCCGACTGCGGGAACAGGACTGGGGCAACTGGCAGGACCGGGACGACGTGCGGTTGCAGAAGGCGTACCGGGACGCCTACGGGCACTTCTTCTACCGCTTCGCCCAGGGGGAGTCGGGTGCGGACGTCTACGACCGGGTCGGTTCCTTCCTGGAGAGCCTCTACCGCAGCTTCGAGGCCGAGGATCACCCCGAGAACGTTCTGGTGGTGACGCACGGGTTGACGATGCGGCTGTTCTGCATGCGCTGGTTCCATTGGTCGGTGGCCGAGTTCGAGTGCCTGTCCAACCCCGGGAACGGGGAATTCCGCGCGCTGCTGCTCGGCTCGGACGGCCGGTACCGGATGGACCGCCCATTTGAGCGGTGGACCACACCCGAGCCTTATGACCTGGACGGCTAG
- a CDS encoding YdbC family protein, with product MLVKWIRCTVTDRRGFERGQRKWAGLPGEPGFRGQGGGWSRGRQGVAHVFAFWESRSFYDSFMARSHDRLAASQNGTYTDARVTLFDYRFDVKTGFEPRFSDADVVRVAHTRVREGRVDHFALMQEKVWNPAMAGSPGMIRGLFGEAPGREFLVLSMWRAAAEHGKYRQERVERLSLRAQTEADVEALTGDVVDLEPSWTV from the coding sequence GTGCTGGTCAAGTGGATTCGCTGCACGGTGACGGACCGACGCGGGTTCGAGCGTGGGCAGCGCAAATGGGCGGGGCTTCCGGGGGAGCCGGGCTTCCGGGGGCAGGGCGGCGGATGGAGCCGGGGCCGGCAAGGCGTCGCGCACGTCTTCGCGTTCTGGGAGAGCCGCTCCTTCTACGACTCCTTCATGGCCCGCTCGCACGACCGGCTGGCCGCGTCCCAGAACGGCACCTACACCGACGCGCGGGTCACGCTCTTCGATTACCGCTTCGACGTGAAGACCGGCTTCGAGCCGCGCTTCTCCGACGCCGACGTCGTCCGGGTCGCCCACACCCGGGTACGCGAGGGCCGCGTGGACCACTTCGCGCTCATGCAGGAGAAGGTGTGGAACCCGGCCATGGCGGGGTCGCCCGGCATGATCCGGGGCCTCTTCGGGGAGGCCCCGGGCCGTGAGTTCCTGGTCTTGTCGATGTGGCGCGCGGCCGCCGAACACGGCAAGTACCGACAGGAGCGGGTCGAGCGGCTGTCGCTGCGCGCCCAGACCGAGGCCGACGTGGAGGCGCTCACGGGCGACGTCGTCGACCTCGAACCCTCCTGGACGGTATGA
- a CDS encoding arylamine N-acetyltransferase family protein, producing the protein MWSSDELDLDAYLARIGLETGAGGRELRPDLQTLYAVTRAHIAAIPFESLDVTLGRPVALDVKALQDKIVHGRRGGYCYEQNSLLAAALERIGFEVAGRGARNRTRGDTLLAVTHAVLVVTVEGEPWLCDAGFGHPGPREPVPLARTGVEVRQGRWTYAVRAEEDGVLVLRSLRGEEWRDLYAFSPQAYHPVDYVVLNHYSSSHPHSAFVGKVIVQYPGESVRVALVGRELTRLYPDGRLDRESVAPDELITVLDREFGLRLPERDAAELVRIHRAGD; encoded by the coding sequence GTGTGGAGTTCTGACGAGCTGGACCTGGACGCCTATCTGGCGAGGATCGGCCTGGAGACCGGGGCGGGTGGCCGGGAACTCCGGCCCGACCTGCAGACGTTGTACGCAGTGACCCGGGCCCACATCGCCGCCATTCCCTTCGAGAGCCTGGACGTCACGCTCGGCCGTCCCGTCGCGCTGGACGTCAAGGCACTGCAGGACAAGATCGTGCACGGTCGCCGAGGCGGCTACTGCTACGAACAGAACTCGCTGCTGGCCGCCGCCCTGGAGCGGATCGGCTTCGAGGTCGCCGGGCGCGGGGCCCGCAACCGCACCCGGGGTGACACGCTGCTCGCGGTGACGCACGCCGTCCTCGTCGTCACCGTCGAGGGCGAACCGTGGCTGTGCGACGCCGGGTTCGGCCACCCCGGGCCGCGCGAACCCGTACCGCTCGCGCGTACCGGAGTCGAGGTGCGGCAGGGGCGGTGGACGTACGCCGTCCGCGCGGAGGAGGACGGCGTCCTGGTGCTCCGCTCACTGCGCGGGGAGGAGTGGCGTGACCTGTACGCGTTCTCGCCTCAGGCGTACCACCCCGTCGACTACGTGGTGCTGAACCACTACAGCTCCTCCCACCCGCACTCCGCGTTCGTCGGCAAGGTCATCGTCCAGTACCCCGGAGAGTCCGTGCGCGTGGCCCTCGTGGGGAGGGAACTCACCCGCTTGTATCCGGACGGACGCCTCGATCGGGAGAGCGTGGCACCGGACGAGCTGATCACCGTGCTCGACCGCGAGTTCGGACTTCGACTGCCCGAGCGGGACGCCGCGGAACTGGTGCGGATCCATCGGGCCGGGGACTGA
- a CDS encoding vitamin B12-dependent ribonucleotide reductase — protein MTETASSSARGSRAKGTKATKSGLRIERIHTTPGVHPYDEVSWERRDVVMTNWRDGSVNFEQRGVEFPDFWSVNAVNIVTSKYFRGAVGSPQRETGLKQLIDRIVKTYTKAGEDFDYFSSPADAEIFEHELTYALLHQIFSFNSPVWFNVGTPQPQQVSACFILAVDDSMESILDWYKEEGMIFKGGSGAGLNLSRIRSSKELLSSGGNASGPVSFMRGADASAGTIKSGGATRRAAKMVVLDVDHPDVEDFIATKVKEEEKIRALRDAGFDMDLGGDDITSVQYQNANNSVRVNDEFMTAVENGTEFGLRARMTGEVIEKVDAKALFRKLAEAAWACADPGIQYDGVINNWHTCPESGRITASNPCSEYMHLDNTSCNLASLNLMKFLDDDGKGNQAFDAERFAKVVELVITAMDISICFADFPTQKIGENTRAFRQLGIGYANLGALLMATGHAYDSDGGRTLAASITSLMTGTAYKRSAELAAIVGPYDGYARNADSHKRVMKQHADANAVAPRTQDLDNSIWAAATEAWQDVLLLGEKNGFRNSQASVLAPTGTIGLAMSCDTTGVEPDLALVKFKKLVGGGSMQIVNGTVPQALRRLGYQEEQIEAIVTHIAEHGVVVDAPGLKAEHYSVFDCAMGERSISAMGHVRMMAAIQPWISGAISKTVNMPETATVEEIEEIYFEAWKLGVKALAIYRDNCKVGQPLSAKKKEAEKVEVTEKAEETIRAAVEKVIEYRPVRKRLPKGRPGITTSFTVGGAEGYMTANSYPDDGLGEVFLKMSKQGSTLAGMMDAFSIAVSVGLQYGVPLETYVSKFTNMRFEPAGMTDDPDVRMAQSIVDYIFRRVALDFLPFETRSALGIHSAEERQRHLDTGSYEPLDGEQIDTETLAQSAPLAAVPAPKPVTAVAAAAPKTAHSSAELVEMQLGVSADAPLCFSCGTKMQRAGSCYICEGCGSTSGCS, from the coding sequence ATGACAGAGACGGCGAGCAGCTCGGCGCGAGGTTCCCGAGCCAAGGGGACCAAGGCCACCAAGAGCGGCCTGCGGATCGAGCGCATCCACACCACCCCGGGCGTGCACCCGTACGACGAGGTGAGCTGGGAGCGTCGTGACGTCGTCATGACCAACTGGCGCGACGGTTCGGTCAACTTCGAGCAGCGTGGCGTCGAGTTCCCCGACTTCTGGTCGGTGAACGCGGTCAACATCGTCACCAGCAAGTACTTCCGCGGCGCGGTCGGCAGCCCGCAGCGCGAGACCGGCCTGAAGCAGCTCATCGACCGGATCGTGAAGACGTACACGAAGGCCGGCGAGGACTTCGACTACTTCTCCTCGCCCGCGGACGCGGAGATCTTCGAGCACGAGCTGACCTACGCCCTCCTGCACCAGATCTTCAGCTTCAACTCCCCGGTGTGGTTCAACGTCGGCACGCCCCAGCCGCAGCAGGTCTCCGCCTGCTTCATCCTGGCCGTCGACGACTCCATGGAGTCGATCCTCGACTGGTACAAGGAAGAGGGCATGATCTTCAAGGGCGGCTCCGGCGCCGGCCTGAACCTCTCCCGCATCCGCTCCTCCAAGGAGCTCCTCTCCTCCGGCGGCAACGCCTCCGGCCCGGTCTCCTTCATGCGGGGCGCGGACGCGTCCGCAGGAACGATCAAGTCCGGTGGCGCCACCCGTCGCGCCGCCAAGATGGTCGTCCTGGACGTGGACCACCCGGACGTCGAGGACTTCATCGCCACCAAGGTGAAGGAAGAGGAGAAGATCCGCGCCCTGCGCGACGCGGGCTTCGACATGGACCTGGGCGGCGACGACATCACGTCCGTCCAGTACCAGAACGCCAACAACTCCGTCCGCGTGAACGACGAGTTCATGACGGCCGTCGAGAACGGCACCGAGTTCGGCCTGCGGGCCCGCATGACCGGCGAGGTCATCGAGAAGGTCGACGCCAAGGCGCTCTTCCGCAAGCTCGCCGAGGCCGCGTGGGCCTGCGCCGACCCGGGCATCCAGTACGACGGTGTGATCAACAACTGGCACACCTGCCCCGAGTCCGGCCGCATCACCGCGTCCAACCCCTGCAGCGAGTACATGCACCTGGACAACACGTCCTGCAACCTCGCCTCGCTGAACCTGATGAAGTTCCTCGACGACGACGGCAAGGGCAACCAGGCCTTCGACGCCGAGCGCTTCGCCAAGGTCGTCGAGCTCGTCATCACCGCGATGGACATCTCCATCTGCTTCGCGGACTTCCCGACCCAGAAGATCGGCGAGAACACCCGCGCCTTCCGTCAGCTGGGCATCGGCTACGCCAACCTCGGCGCCCTGCTGATGGCCACGGGTCACGCGTACGACTCGGACGGCGGCCGCACCCTCGCCGCGTCGATCACCTCGCTGATGACGGGCACCGCGTACAAGCGCTCCGCCGAGCTGGCCGCGATCGTGGGCCCGTACGACGGCTACGCCCGCAACGCCGACTCGCACAAGCGCGTCATGAAGCAGCACGCCGACGCCAACGCCGTCGCGCCGCGCACCCAGGACCTGGACAACTCCATCTGGGCCGCGGCCACCGAGGCCTGGCAGGACGTCCTGCTCCTCGGCGAGAAGAACGGCTTCCGCAACTCCCAGGCCTCCGTCCTCGCGCCGACCGGCACCATCGGTCTCGCGATGTCCTGCGACACCACCGGTGTCGAGCCGGACCTGGCCCTGGTCAAGTTCAAGAAGCTCGTCGGCGGCGGCTCGATGCAGATCGTCAACGGCACCGTCCCGCAGGCCCTGCGCCGCCTGGGTTACCAGGAGGAGCAGATCGAGGCGATCGTCACCCACATCGCCGAGCACGGTGTGGTCGTCGACGCCCCGGGTCTGAAGGCGGAGCACTACTCGGTCTTCGACTGCGCCATGGGCGAGCGTTCCATCTCCGCGATGGGGCACGTCCGCATGATGGCCGCGATCCAGCCCTGGATCTCCGGCGCGATCTCGAAGACGGTCAACATGCCGGAGACGGCGACCGTCGAGGAGATCGAGGAGATCTACTTCGAGGCGTGGAAGCTGGGCGTCAAGGCGCTGGCGATCTACCGCGACAACTGCAAGGTCGGTCAGCCCCTCTCCGCGAAGAAGAAGGAAGCGGAGAAGGTCGAGGTCACCGAGAAGGCCGAGGAGACCATCCGCGCGGCGGTCGAGAAGGTCATCGAGTACCGCCCCGTCCGCAAGCGCCTCCCCAAGGGCCGCCCGGGGATCACCACCTCCTTCACGGTCGGTGGCGCCGAGGGCTACATGACGGCGAACTCCTACCCGGACGACGGTCTGGGCGAGGTCTTCCTGAAGATGTCCAAGCAGGGTTCGACCCTCGCGGGCATGATGGACGCCTTCTCCATCGCCGTCTCGGTCGGTCTGCAGTACGGCGTCCCGCTGGAGACGTACGTCTCGAAGTTCACGAACATGCGCTTCGAGCCGGCCGGCATGACGGACGACCCGGACGTGCGGATGGCGCAGTCGATCGTCGACTACATCTTCCGTCGCGTGGCGCTCGACTTCCTGCCCTTCGAGACCCGCTCCGCCCTCGGCATCCACTCCGCCGAGGAGCGTCAGCGTCACCTCGACACCGGTTCCTACGAGCCGCTGGACGGAGAGCAGATCGACACCGAGACGCTGGCCCAGTCGGCCCCGCTCGCCGCAGTTCCCGCGCCGAAGCCGGTCACGGCCGTCGCGGCCGCGGCCCCGAAGACGGCGCACTCCAGCGCCGAACTCGTCGAGATGCAGCTGGGTGTCTCCGCCGACGCCCCGCTCTGCTTCTCCTGCGGTACGAAGATGCAGCGCGCCGGCTCCTGCTACATCTGCGAGGGCTGCGGCTCCACCAGCGGCTGCAGCTGA